Proteins encoded together in one Impatiens glandulifera chromosome 1, dImpGla2.1, whole genome shotgun sequence window:
- the LOC124919978 gene encoding rust resistance kinase Lr10-like, whose translation MIGKGGYGIVYKGKLSNDVHVAVKVLNDVKGNGEEFINEVGTMGNIHHVNVVRLAGYCADGSKRALIYEFMMNYSLEKFISSEGKKKSLGWKKLEEIALGIAKGIEYLHQGCDHRILHFDIKPHNVLLDSNFVPKISDFGLAKLCSKEQSAISMTIARGTIGYIAPEVFSRNFGNVSYKSDIYSFGMLLLEIVGGRTKPTDEDKSEAYFPEWIYNRLNRGKELAIEIEHEADENSKRIINKLTIVGLWCIQWYPSNRPSMKAVVQMLEGDGNALTLPPNPFVSTDSTANKGIIRRETFTSSLEVISESESE comes from the coding sequence ATGATCGGCAAGGGTGGCTATGGCATAGTTTACAAGGGAAAGCTCTCAAATGATGTTCATGTAGCTGTTAAAGTCCTCAATGATGTCAAGGGAAACGGGGAAGAGTTCATCAATGAGGTGGGAACCATGGGAAATATTCACCACGTCAACGTAGTACGATTGGCCGGCTATTGTGCCGATGGATCCAAAAGGGCGCTCATCTACGAGTTCATGATGAATTATTCACTCGAGAAGTTTATATCTTCCGAGGGGAAGAAGAAATCTCTTGGGTGGAAGAAGCTAGAAGAAATTGCTTTGGGAATAGCCAAAGGAATCGAGTATCTTCACCAAGGGTGTGATCACCGAATCCTACACTTTGATATTAAGCCACACAATGTTTTGTTGGACAGTAACTTTGTCCCAAAAATCTCTGATTTTGGTTTGGCCAAGCTTTGCTCTAAGGAACAAAGTGCTATTTCCATGACTATTGCCAGGGGTACCATCGGCTACATTGCACCCGAAGTTTTCTCTAGGAATTTTGGAAATGTGTCGTATAAATCTGATATCTACAGTTTTGGAATGCTCTTACTGGAGATAGTAGGAGGAAGGACAAAACCTACAGATGAAGACAAGAGTGAAGCTTACTTTCCGGAGTGGATATACAACCGATTGAATCGAGGAAAAGAGTTAGCCATTGAGATTGAACATGAAGCAGATGAAAACTCGAAAAGGATCATAAACAAACTGACTATTGTGGGACTTTGGTGTATTCAGTGGTACCCGAGCAATCGGCCTTCCATGAAAGCAGTAGTTCAAATGTTAGAAGGCGATGGAAATGCATTAACACTCCCTCCAAATCCATTTGTCTCTACGGATTCAACCGCTAATAAGGGAATCATTCGCAGGGAAACTTTTACTAGCAGTTTAGAAGTTATATCTGAATCTGAATCTGAATGA
- the LOC124946009 gene encoding putative RING-H2 finger protein ATL21A has protein sequence MARLVLFSLFFFFLSILLQIQPGVGAADDDECKPEICGDIVIRFPFRLIERHSDHCGYHGFDLSCSPNYQTILNLPLTTSSSSSSNVVVITHIDYGSQMLYAEDPDGCFVKNFENFNFSASPFQLFHTYDIFYYFSCPHDSSYKGINSSELCPPYYELPCPVDCASDSTQQVYAVSINAELYNLPPWPCKSITKISDLKHFSLNWSEPMCGHCESLQKLCRFRDINNTQHNLTEHETECYGELKQVKQPRDFSKKLIITGYCLTSLVILVGVSLTYSILTSDDNKRY, from the exons ATGGCAAGACTAGTActattctctctcttcttcttcttcctctcaaTCCTTTTGCAGATCCAGCCTGGAGTTGGCGCTGCTGATGATGATGAGTGCAAGCCAGAAATATGTGGAGATATTGTTATCCGCTTTCCTTTCAGACTTATTGAAAGGCATTCGGATCATTGTGGTTATCACGGATTTGATCTCTCTTGCTCTCCCAACTACCAAACCATCCTCAATCTTCCCCTcactacttcttcttcttcttcttcaaatgtaGTGGTCATTACCCACATAGACTATGGTTCTCAAATGCTATATGCAGAAGACCCAGACGGTTGCTTTGTGAAGAACTTTGAAAACTTTAACTTCTCCGCTTCTCCCTTCCAACTATTTCACACATACGACATCTTTTATTACTTCAGCTGTCCTCATGATTCTTCTTACAAGGGAATAAACTCATCAGAACTATGCCCACCTTATTATGAATTACCTTGCCCCGTGGATTGCGCTAGTGATTCAACTCAGCAAGTGTATGCTGTTTCCATTAACGCCGAATTGTACAACCTGCCACCGTGGCCATGCAAATCCATCACAAAAATCTCTgacttaaaacatttttcattGAATTGGTCGGAGCCCATGTGTGGCCATTGCGAATCACTTCAAAAACTCTGCAGATTCAGGGATATCAACAATACTCAACACAACCTCACGGAACATGAAACAGAGTGTTATGGAGAGCTGAAGCAAGTCAAGCAACCAAGAG ATTTTAGCAAGAAACTTATAATTACAG GTTATTGCTTAACTAGTCTTGTTATTCTCGTTGGAGTAAGTCTTACATACTCCATCCTAACTTCTGATGATAACAAGAG ATATTAA
- the LOC124919976 gene encoding rust resistance kinase Lr10-like, translating to MILGARTFCGWLLLSIYLIYKCRRRHLSVFDAIESFLQTQNNLVPISYSYWEIRTMTKWFKNKLGEGGFGSVYKGKLRSGNDVAIKMLENSKANGQDFINEVATIGRIHHVNVVQLIGFCAQGSKRALVYDFMPNGSLEKYITSSQVGQSSLSCEQMYNISLGIARGIEYLHQGCDMQILHFDIKPHNILLDENFTPKVSDFGLAKLYPVQNSIVSLTAARGTMGYMAPELFYKNIGGISYKADVYSFGMLLMEMAGRRRNLNVNMETLSQIYFPSWIYDQFKEGKEVDMGESRVEEVEMVKKMVKKMVIVALWCIQLKPSDRPSMNKALEMLEGGLDLLQMPPKPFLTPYDMPNPGN from the coding sequence ATGATTCTTGGAGCAAGAACATTTTGTGGATGGTTGTTGCTTTCTATCTACTTGATATACAAATGTAGAAGAAGACATTTGTCTGTGTTTGATGCTATCGAAAGCTTCCTCCAAACTCAAAATAACCTTGTGCCCATTAGCTACTCTTATTGGGAAATTCGTACAATGACAAAATGGTTCAAGAATAAACTAGGGGAAGGAGGATTTGGCTCTGTGTACAAAGGAAAGCTTCGAAGCGGTAACGATGTTGCaataaaaatgttagaaaataGCAAAGCGAATGGGCAAGATTTCATCAACGAAGTAGCCACAATCGGAAGAATTCACCATGTTAACGTGGTTCAACTTATTGGGTTTTGTGCTCAAGGCTCCAAACGTGCCCTTGTCTACGATTTCATGCCCAATGGCTCCTTGGAGAAGTACATCACCTCTTCTCAAGTGGGTCAGTCGTCTTTGAGTTGCGAACAAATGTACAATATCTCGCTTGGAATCGCAAGAGGAATTGAGTATTTGCACCAAGGCTGTGACATGCAAATCCTTCATTTCGATATCAAGCCTCACAACATTCTTCTAGATGAAAACTTTACGCCTAAAGTTTCAGACTTTGGGCTTGCAAAGCTGTACCCAGTTCAAAACAGTATCGTATCCCTAACTGCTGCAAGAGGAACCATGGGTTACATGGCTCCGGAGTTGTTCTACAAAAACATTGGAGGGATTTCATATAAAGCGGATGTTTACAGCTTTGGGATGCTCTTGATGGAAATGGCTGGAAGGAGGAGAAATTTAAATGTAAACATGGAAACATTGAGCCAAATTTACTTTCCGTCGTGGATATATGATCAATTCAAAGAAGGAAAGGAGGTGGATATGGGGGAGAGTAGAGTTGAGGAAGTGGAGATGGTGAAGAAGATGGTGAAGAAGATGGTGATTGTGGCATTGTGGTGCATACAATTGAAGCCGAGTGACCGACCCTCAATGAACAAGGCACTTGAGATGCTCGAAGGAGGCCTTGACCTATTGCAAATGCCTCCTAAGCCTTTCCTCACTCCCTACGATATGCCAAATCCGGGAAATTAG